The Verrucomicrobiota bacterium genomic sequence AGGGAGTTGGGGCCATGTCAAGGTAGTTGCGGTAGACGACGACCGCAATTTTCTTAGAGTACTGAAGTGTGCAGTTCAAAAATTGGGAATAGATCTCATTTGTTTCGAAGAGGGCACTGCTGCTCTAGAATACATACTGCAGGGGGATATTGATCTTCTTCTATTAGACTTAGGTTTACCTGACATTACTGCGGATGATCTTGTAGATAGGCTAAATAAATCCAATCGTGCCGTTCCTTTCATCCTTATTACCGCACTCTCAGATACTGCTCTAGCTGTAGATTGGATGAGACATGGCGCAGCTGACTACCTGGTAAAGACCAGCGAGCTAATTGAGATGATCCCCGCTGTTATTGAACGAACTCTCAAGCAACTCAAGCGTGAAAAGAAACTCGTAGAGGTTGAAGATAGCCTGCGATTAGTTCAAAGCGCTGTCGAACAAGCCTCAGATGGTGTTGTGATTTTCACCTCTGATGAGACTGATCCCTCCATCGTCTACTGCAATAAATCTTTTTCATTACTCTTACAAACCACTCCTGAGACTCTTGAGGGGCAGAAAATGAGCCGATTGGAGGTGCTTTATAAAGAGTTTACCAAGGTCATTGAAAATGCTGATCTCGCTGCTGCCGGTGACTATGAATGCCGTTGGATCGGCATTGATGGACGGCCTAGAGAATTAAGCCTCCAAGCCTTCCCAGTGCTCAATCGCCTCAATCAAGTGATCTCATTCATGGTTTGGGTTAGAGATGTCACCAAGCATAATCGAGTCCTACGACAGCTCAGTGAGGCACAAAAACTTGAGTCAATTGGCCGCTTGGCTTCGGGCGTTGCTCATGAGGTAAATACTCCCATTCAATACGTGCACGAGAACTTGCGTTTTTTAGAAAAAAGCGCCAATGAAGCTCTAGAGATTCTAGACAAGCTCAAAATTCTTGCCTCCAAAGGGCAAGAAAACAGTTTAGATGAAATCCGCAGAGCCATTGAAAATCTT encodes the following:
- a CDS encoding ATP-binding protein, which translates into the protein MAVESDTGSWGHVKVVAVDDDRNFLRVLKCAVQKLGIDLICFEEGTAALEYILQGDIDLLLLDLGLPDITADDLVDRLNKSNRAVPFILITALSDTALAVDWMRHGAADYLVKTSELIEMIPAVIERTLKQLKREKKLVEVEDSLRLVQSAVEQASDGVVIFTSDETDPSIVYCNKSFSLLLQTTPETLEGQKMSRLEVLYKEFTKVIENADLAAAGDYECRWIGIDGRPRELSLQAFPVLNRLNQVISFMVWVRDVTKHNRVLRQLSEAQKLESIGRLASGVAHEVNTPIQYVHENLRFLEKSANEALEILDKLKILASKGQENSLDEIRRAIENLDLNFLKSEVPGALNDSLEGIDHVTKIVKTMNEFSHPGTGKKVRFDINRAIEGAIMMTRTQWKHHAQVLTYLDPSMPLIDCVPDEIQRVVLNLITNAVHAVKHAEPLHDKGWKGTIAIRSRYLGNNVEMRIRDTGAGIPEQHCPRIFEPFFTTKGVGEGTGQGLAMSRTIVLDRHEGSLDFETEEGKGTIFIMTLPVGIQKEMARNQRSPKTLLANHVEGER